The Methanobacterium sp. BAmetb5 genome includes a region encoding these proteins:
- a CDS encoding DUF488 family protein → MNQQVFTIGHSNHLFRAFLELIHKNNVNMVVDVRTSPYSKYSPHFNKKPLMKTLEESEIDYVYLGNKIGGKPRDKKFYHEDQLQYHLLEKDEKYQKGLQELVDLIPNNTLVLMCSEENPYHCHRHHLISQSLLKKGYSITHIRGNGTLEKVANDYQARLF, encoded by the coding sequence ATGAACCAGCAAGTATTCACCATAGGACACAGCAATCATCTTTTCAGAGCATTTCTGGAATTAATCCATAAAAATAACGTCAACATGGTGGTGGATGTCCGCACCAGCCCCTACAGCAAGTACTCCCCCCATTTCAATAAAAAACCATTAATGAAGACTCTGGAAGAATCAGAAATAGACTATGTTTATCTGGGAAACAAGATCGGTGGAAAACCACGGGATAAGAAGTTCTACCATGAGGACCAGCTCCAGTACCACCTCCTGGAGAAGGATGAAAAGTACCAGAAGGGACTCCAGGAACTGGTGGACCTAATCCCCAATAACACATTGGTGTTGATGTGCAGCGAGGAGAACCCCTATCACTGCCACCGCCACCACCTCATCAGCCAGTCTTTACTTAAAAAGGGGTACAGTATAACCCACATTCGTGGGAACGGTACCCTGGAGAAGGTGGCCAACGATTATCAGGCCAGGCTTTTTTAA
- a CDS encoding amino acid permease, with amino-acid sequence MFTKKDIEECLNCNPSNEKFERTLGPISLIIMGIGAIIGAGIFIVTGIASAISGPALIVSFVIAAVACTLTALCYSEMASMITVTGGIYTYAQVTLGEMWAWIVGWTGILQYVIAGASVAIGWSSYTMGLLGSMGLHLPAYLTTSPLAGGLINLPSFLIIAIISGILVLGAQESTRVNATMVFVKLAVILLFVVVGINFINPLNYVPFAPNGISGIFQGAAMVFFAYMGFDAIASAAEETKNPQRSIPIGIIGSLAICSIIYIAVTAVMDGMVPFAMFTGSEAPVMMALEYVGVNWATTIITVGAIAGLTTVILVNLFVVPRLMFAMSRDNLLPKKLAKVHPNFNSPAVSIGLVGIVTAFIAGLLPLGDIFELVNMAALTAFIFLALSVIILRKTRPDIPRKFKCPLVPVVPVMSIIACLALISQLTKLTVEVFAVWTVLGLIFYFAYRMYKNSGKDEDNSSDASLNTDIPLIQTMVDEKDSGK; translated from the coding sequence ATGTTCACCAAAAAGGATATAGAGGAATGTTTGAATTGTAATCCGTCAAATGAAAAATTTGAACGCACTTTGGGTCCGATAAGTTTGATAATTATGGGTATTGGAGCCATTATTGGTGCGGGAATTTTCATTGTAACGGGAATTGCTTCGGCTATTTCTGGCCCAGCCCTGATAGTTTCCTTTGTAATTGCAGCAGTGGCCTGCACACTCACTGCTTTGTGCTATTCAGAAATGGCCTCCATGATCACGGTCACCGGAGGTATATACACCTACGCCCAGGTAACACTGGGGGAGATGTGGGCCTGGATAGTGGGCTGGACTGGAATCCTGCAGTATGTTATTGCCGGGGCCTCAGTGGCCATTGGCTGGTCATCCTATACCATGGGTTTGTTAGGTTCCATGGGACTCCACCTTCCGGCTTACCTTACCACCTCCCCCTTGGCAGGAGGTCTTATAAATTTACCTTCTTTTTTGATTATTGCGATTATCAGTGGCATACTGGTTCTGGGGGCTCAGGAAAGTACCCGGGTAAATGCCACCATGGTTTTTGTTAAACTGGCGGTTATACTGCTGTTTGTGGTGGTGGGAATTAACTTCATTAACCCCCTCAATTACGTTCCCTTTGCCCCTAACGGGATTTCTGGAATATTTCAGGGAGCGGCTATGGTGTTCTTTGCCTACATGGGTTTTGATGCCATAGCATCGGCTGCTGAAGAAACCAAAAACCCCCAGAGATCCATACCCATTGGAATAATAGGTTCCCTGGCTATCTGTTCCATTATTTACATTGCCGTAACTGCGGTGATGGATGGAATGGTGCCCTTTGCCATGTTTACTGGTAGTGAAGCACCAGTGATGATGGCCCTGGAATACGTGGGAGTTAACTGGGCTACCACCATAATTACCGTGGGAGCCATTGCTGGTCTAACCACCGTTATCCTGGTGAACCTGTTTGTGGTACCCCGATTAATGTTTGCCATGTCCCGGGATAACTTACTCCCTAAAAAACTGGCTAAAGTACATCCCAACTTCAACTCACCGGCGGTGAGTATTGGTCTGGTGGGGATAGTGACTGCATTCATAGCCGGGTTGTTACCATTAGGGGATATCTTTGAACTGGTTAACATGGCCGCCTTAACTGCTTTCATTTTCCTGGCTCTAAGTGTCATAATACTTCGAAAGACCAGACCAGACATTCCCCGTAAATTTAAATGCCCCCTGGTACCAGTGGTGCCTGTAATGTCCATCATAGCCTGTCTGGCTTTGATAAGTCAATTAACCAAGTTGACTGTGGAAGTATTCGCAGTCTGGACAGTTTTAGGACTTATTTTCTATTTTGCATATAGAATGTATAAGAATTCAGGAAAAGATGAGGATAATTCCAGTGATGCATCCCTGAACACGGATATCCCTCTTATCCAAACCATGGTAGATGAAAAGGACAGCGGCAAGTAA
- a CDS encoding DUF6516 family protein: MGTFLDIWHTEDGDYSYHWEQRAQRGLINRWDNAPDHQHIFYIS, encoded by the coding sequence ATGGGAACTTTTTTAGATATCTGGCATACTGAAGATGGGGATTATTCATACCACTGGGAACAAAGAGCCCAAAGAGGATTGATAAATCGCTGGGACAATGCACCGGACCACCAACACATTTTCTACATTTCCTGA
- a CDS encoding MFS transporter, which translates to METKRISNANLVNLTVIFAMFLWSFSAGVVNISLPTIAQFLDISMALASWVIIGHMLVLVSTLLFFARLSDYIGHKKIFMWGLLIFIVSSYLCGLSQDLYTLIFYRLIMGLGSAMLLSVSPAIISTVSSTNVRGRAFGYISLATTLGLSVGYLVGGFITENLGWNYVFFLSVPLGVVVLLMAQAHFKHLPFKKEHNHSFDVTGALLSFFFFLVLILTLETMGDTGIPFLYTLIGVVASVVMGLGFAVWELRHPHPLVNLKLFLNPYLSMAVGAAFLTTLILTGTIFLIPFYLELVKSYTTEFSGLLVFASTLLVVVVGPLSGWLSDRLGAKKINTLGAIFLLIALGLFTLMDSTVGLLFIFMALAIRSLSDGILNPANSKMVISHSPPGMLNTVSGLLNAARYFGLVIGVVVFQSIFNNTISRYALTLDVSASGSLEMTLPVGTLAQGFQAAFAVGLILSVIVIIFTLLGCEYKKPAQ; encoded by the coding sequence GTGGAAACTAAAAGAATATCCAATGCCAATCTAGTGAACCTCACTGTTATTTTTGCAATGTTTTTATGGTCATTCAGTGCAGGGGTGGTTAATATATCCCTCCCCACCATAGCTCAATTTCTGGATATCAGCATGGCACTGGCTTCATGGGTGATTATTGGACATATGCTTGTTTTAGTAAGCACATTACTGTTTTTCGCCCGATTATCAGATTACATTGGTCATAAAAAAATCTTCATGTGGGGTTTACTCATATTCATAGTTTCCTCCTATCTCTGTGGATTGTCCCAGGATCTTTACACCCTGATCTTTTACCGCCTAATAATGGGTTTAGGTTCAGCCATGCTTCTTTCTGTTTCTCCAGCAATCATCTCCACGGTTTCTTCAACCAATGTTCGGGGCCGTGCCTTTGGATATATTTCCCTGGCCACTACCCTGGGCCTTTCCGTAGGTTATCTGGTGGGAGGATTCATCACCGAAAACCTGGGCTGGAATTATGTGTTCTTTTTAAGTGTTCCTCTGGGCGTAGTAGTGCTTTTAATGGCCCAAGCCCATTTTAAACATCTCCCCTTTAAAAAAGAACATAATCATTCCTTCGATGTAACGGGTGCTCTTTTATCATTTTTCTTCTTTTTAGTATTGATCCTAACTCTAGAAACCATGGGGGATACGGGAATACCCTTTTTATATACTCTGATAGGTGTTGTAGCCAGTGTGGTCATGGGTCTGGGTTTTGCGGTGTGGGAACTTCGTCATCCCCATCCCCTGGTGAATCTTAAACTATTTTTAAATCCCTATCTTTCCATGGCTGTCGGAGCAGCCTTTTTAACCACGTTGATCTTGACGGGAACCATATTCTTGATTCCCTTCTATCTGGAACTGGTAAAATCATATACCACTGAATTTTCCGGGTTACTGGTTTTTGCATCTACTTTACTGGTAGTGGTAGTGGGTCCTTTATCTGGTTGGCTCTCTGATAGATTGGGAGCCAAAAAAATCAACACATTGGGGGCGATTTTCCTCTTAATAGCACTGGGACTTTTTACTTTAATGGACAGTACAGTGGGTCTGCTTTTCATTTTCATGGCCCTGGCTATCAGATCATTATCTGACGGAATTTTAAACCCGGCTAACAGTAAAATGGTAATTAGTCACAGCCCCCCTGGAATGTTAAACACTGTATCTGGCCTTCTTAATGCGGCCCGCTATTTTGGACTGGTTATAGGAGTTGTGGTATTCCAATCAATATTTAATAACACCATCAGCAGATACGCCCTCACCTTGGATGTTTCCGCATCCGGGTCTCTGGAGATGACCCTTCCCGTCGGTACACTGGCCCAGGGATTTCAAGCTGCGTTTGCTGTAGGGCTTATTCTATCGGTAATTGTGATCATTTTCACCCTTCTGGGATGTGAATATAAAAAACCGGCACAATAG
- a CDS encoding ABC transporter substrate-binding protein: MDKYNILKLLVIIFIAIFLVYSTYDYIQVKETTINVGYLPSNHHAAVFVADEMNMYSKAGLNVNLVPFRSGKEVIAALEKGQIDIGYCGIAPATAAISEGAPVKIVAPVNTGGSGVVGELNSSSNLSEALIGKTVAIPSKGSVQDVILHDLLADNNISPSQITTIELESPLMPVSLRNGKINTYVAWEPYVTAANVNGYGRVLMYSNDWWNNHPCCVVVASDKFIEKSPSELSRFLKVHVKATTFIINNKEEASQIIARKLGSSEVLEAESLNHLNYTCCPNQNFTQDVYQFMEIQMRLGYLNQFPSNDSLYDFEFLSMP; encoded by the coding sequence ATGGACAAGTATAACATTCTTAAACTCTTGGTAATTATATTCATAGCTATTTTTTTAGTTTACAGCACCTACGATTATATTCAGGTGAAGGAGACAACCATAAATGTAGGTTACCTTCCCAGCAATCATCATGCTGCGGTTTTCGTGGCCGATGAAATGAATATGTACAGTAAAGCTGGTTTAAATGTTAACTTAGTTCCTTTCCGTTCCGGTAAAGAGGTAATAGCTGCTCTGGAAAAAGGTCAGATTGATATTGGTTACTGCGGTATAGCACCAGCCACTGCAGCCATCAGTGAAGGGGCCCCGGTGAAAATTGTGGCCCCGGTTAATACTGGCGGTAGTGGAGTTGTTGGAGAGCTTAACAGTTCATCTAACCTTTCAGAAGCTCTTATAGGGAAAACAGTGGCCATTCCCAGTAAAGGTTCAGTACAGGATGTGATCCTTCATGATCTCCTGGCCGATAACAATATCAGCCCATCCCAGATCACTACAATAGAATTAGAATCTCCCCTTATGCCGGTATCTTTAAGGAATGGTAAAATTAATACCTATGTAGCCTGGGAACCCTATGTAACTGCCGCCAACGTCAATGGTTATGGTAGAGTCCTAATGTACTCCAATGACTGGTGGAATAATCATCCCTGCTGCGTGGTGGTGGCCAGTGATAAATTCATTGAAAAAAGTCCCTCCGAGCTTTCACGTTTCCTTAAGGTCCATGTTAAGGCCACGACATTTATTATAAATAATAAAGAAGAGGCCAGCCAGATCATAGCCCGAAAATTGGGTTCCAGTGAAGTGCTGGAAGCAGAATCTCTGAATCATTTAAACTACACCTGCTGTCCAAACCAGAATTTCACCCAGGATGTTTATCAATTCATGGAAATCCAGATGAGACTGGGTTACCTTAATCAGTTCCCCAGTAATGATAGTCTGTATGATTTTGAGTTTTTAAGCATGCCGTGA
- a CDS encoding phospholipase D-like domain-containing protein — MTEDNVDLKLLGQDQLLPWLQHDISQVTRSIMIVGPWLDAYFVAKVLDSMQTTKIGVRFLVRIDGDELIDTKTLSALNLARENLENFQARTLPYLHSKVILLDQAIFYLGSANWYWYSLHKSLETTITGKIDILPGLITEMDRYWEKATPLTREDLRCYHDLQPHQRDPYRYRLK; from the coding sequence ATGACAGAGGATAATGTGGATTTAAAACTCCTGGGCCAGGACCAGCTACTGCCCTGGCTCCAGCACGATATCTCACAGGTAACTCGAAGTATAATGATAGTTGGTCCCTGGCTTGATGCATATTTTGTAGCTAAAGTCCTGGATTCAATGCAAACCACCAAAATAGGGGTTCGTTTCCTGGTGCGTATAGATGGAGATGAACTTATTGACACCAAAACACTCTCCGCCTTGAACCTGGCCCGTGAAAATCTGGAAAACTTCCAGGCCCGGACCCTTCCCTACCTCCACTCCAAGGTTATCCTCCTGGACCAGGCTATATTTTACCTGGGAAGTGCCAACTGGTACTGGTACAGCCTCCACAAATCACTGGAAACCACAATAACTGGAAAAATAGATATATTACCGGGATTAATCACGGAAATGGACCGGTACTGGGAAAAGGCCACACCATTAACCCGTGAAGATTTAAGATGTTACCATGACCTGCAACCCCACCAAAGAGATCCATACCGATATAGGTTAAAATGA
- a CDS encoding DEAD/DEAH box helicase produces MLQQVLDALEGNRTFRRKVEHIETLNARQAEYGEVKGLPLSIQKYLQDSRIQLYQHQVDATQLIREGENVLITTPTASGKTLAFNLPIMETLSQDEEATALYIYPAKALANDQLSVLKHLESSCGLDFKPNIYDGDTPKNIRPWIKENSRLILTNPYMLHLILGWHHQWSRFYRNLKYVVIDEAHHYRGVFGSNVAFLIRRLRRICNHYGSYPQFILSSATLANPQEFSRNLVGKTFQEVNHDTSPSGKKHFILYNPFAKWGDLSTHQETKNLFQLMVLNDLQTLCFTVSRKMAEIIAMWTKKELNETRPDMVNRITAYRSGYLAEERRKIEKGLKTGNLVGVTCTNALELGVDLGSLDGVIISGYPGTMISTWQQAGRAGRAENESLVVMVAFENALDQYLMKHPEFLFHKSHENAVIDLQNRRIVNGHLLCAIKELPLTVDDFERYFEADYDTLEEIRQMGLVQETGQGLTYVGRKDPAMEISLDQISSDHFRVFHNKRLMETMDRQHAYSEAHEGAVLINQGETYIVDQFNLKKRTINVKKMDVDYHTQALRNVEVTIEKELNNRKIGNFSVSFGEVKVTQDFYKYKEMIYGKTLATHELDLPPLKYHTRGLWFTVPGMVADALENIFTKKDAYAGSLHGAEHALISMFPLLVLCDRFDIGGLSTNYHPQTGKATIFIYDAYEGGIGLAEKAVEVMEKLVEVTRDMVKSCQCRKGCPTCIYSPKCGNDNKPLHKSGTIFLLESIMKMMEGETMDFPTHLAMDHPEISSPPLKTSMVGAEGYHEFENPQNLAQKGESFYLNGNYPEALSCFQKALQMDESLLSAWKYQGMIEQQQDHQLKALKSLKRALQIDPNNPETIYYLAISLYKTGNHKQCRDLAEKLTRLRGDWDDAWCVLGMARQALGEGEKAIQAYNKALEINPLNEEARDSLKELLEDE; encoded by the coding sequence ATGTTACAACAAGTCCTCGATGCACTGGAAGGTAACCGCACCTTCAGGCGGAAGGTGGAACATATCGAAACCCTCAATGCCCGCCAGGCAGAGTACGGTGAGGTGAAGGGCCTACCATTATCCATCCAGAAGTACCTCCAGGACAGCCGTATTCAACTCTACCAGCACCAGGTTGATGCCACCCAGCTCATCCGGGAAGGGGAGAACGTACTCATAACCACCCCTACGGCTTCCGGTAAAACCCTGGCCTTTAACCTGCCCATCATGGAAACGTTGAGTCAGGATGAGGAGGCTACGGCCCTTTACATTTACCCGGCCAAGGCACTGGCCAATGACCAGCTGAGCGTCCTGAAACACCTGGAATCCTCCTGTGGACTGGACTTCAAGCCTAATATCTACGACGGGGACACCCCCAAGAACATCCGCCCCTGGATCAAGGAAAACTCACGCCTCATTCTAACCAATCCCTACATGTTACATCTTATCCTGGGCTGGCACCACCAGTGGAGCCGTTTCTACCGCAACCTCAAGTACGTGGTGATTGACGAGGCCCACCACTACCGGGGGGTTTTCGGCTCCAACGTGGCCTTTTTAATCCGAAGGTTAAGACGAATATGCAACCATTACGGTAGTTACCCCCAGTTCATTCTCTCCTCCGCTACTCTGGCTAATCCCCAGGAGTTCAGCCGTAACCTGGTGGGTAAAACCTTCCAGGAGGTTAACCATGATACTTCTCCCAGTGGGAAGAAGCATTTCATCTTATACAACCCCTTTGCCAAGTGGGGTGATCTTTCCACCCACCAGGAGACCAAGAACCTGTTCCAGCTCATGGTCCTAAACGATCTACAGACCCTGTGCTTCACGGTTAGCCGGAAGATGGCGGAGATCATCGCCATGTGGACCAAGAAAGAGTTGAATGAAACCCGGCCGGATATGGTTAACCGCATAACTGCCTACCGGTCGGGATATCTGGCCGAAGAGAGGAGGAAAATAGAGAAGGGACTCAAAACAGGTAACCTAGTGGGGGTGACCTGCACCAATGCCCTGGAGCTGGGGGTGGATCTGGGTAGTCTGGACGGGGTGATCATCAGTGGCTACCCCGGAACCATGATCAGCACCTGGCAACAGGCCGGTAGGGCAGGCCGGGCGGAAAATGAGTCCCTGGTGGTGATGGTGGCCTTTGAAAACGCCCTGGACCAGTACCTCATGAAGCACCCTGAATTCCTCTTCCACAAATCACATGAAAACGCAGTTATCGACCTCCAGAACCGGAGGATAGTCAACGGACACCTCTTGTGTGCCATAAAAGAGTTACCATTAACTGTGGATGACTTTGAAAGGTACTTTGAGGCGGACTACGATACTTTAGAAGAGATACGCCAGATGGGCCTGGTACAGGAAACTGGCCAGGGATTAACCTATGTGGGGCGGAAGGACCCGGCCATGGAAATCAGCCTGGACCAGATATCCAGTGACCACTTCCGTGTCTTCCATAATAAACGTTTGATGGAGACCATGGACCGGCAACATGCCTACAGTGAGGCCCACGAAGGGGCAGTTCTCATAAATCAGGGGGAAACCTACATCGTGGACCAGTTCAACCTCAAAAAACGAACCATCAATGTCAAGAAGATGGATGTGGATTACCATACTCAGGCCCTTCGGAATGTGGAAGTGACCATTGAAAAAGAGCTGAACAACCGGAAAATTGGTAACTTTTCGGTCTCCTTTGGAGAGGTGAAGGTTACCCAGGACTTCTACAAGTACAAGGAAATGATCTACGGTAAAACCCTGGCCACCCACGAACTGGACTTACCTCCTTTAAAGTACCATACCCGGGGCCTGTGGTTCACTGTACCGGGAATGGTAGCTGATGCACTGGAAAACATCTTCACCAAGAAGGATGCCTACGCTGGTAGCCTCCACGGTGCAGAACACGCCCTTATCTCCATGTTCCCCCTGCTGGTTTTATGTGACCGGTTTGATATAGGTGGATTATCCACCAATTACCACCCCCAAACCGGGAAAGCAACCATCTTCATTTACGATGCCTACGAGGGTGGAATTGGACTGGCAGAAAAGGCAGTGGAAGTCATGGAAAAACTGGTGGAGGTCACCCGGGACATGGTTAAAAGCTGCCAGTGCCGTAAAGGATGCCCCACCTGCATCTATTCCCCCAAATGTGGTAACGATAACAAGCCCCTCCATAAAAGTGGAACTATATTCCTTTTAGAATCTATAATGAAGATGATGGAAGGTGAAACCATGGATTTCCCCACCCATCTGGCAATGGATCATCCCGAGATCTCCAGTCCTCCTTTAAAAACATCTATGGTGGGTGCGGAGGGTTACCATGAATTTGAAAATCCCCAGAATCTCGCCCAAAAGGGTGAATCCTTCTACCTCAATGGTAACTACCCGGAAGCACTTTCCTGTTTCCAGAAGGCCCTGCAGATGGATGAGAGCCTACTTTCGGCCTGGAAGTACCAGGGCATGATAGAGCAGCAGCAGGACCACCAACTGAAAGCATTGAAATCCCTTAAAAGAGCCCTGCAGATAGACCCGAATAACCCGGAAACCATCTATTACCTGGCAATTTCCCTCTATAAAACTGGTAACCATAAGCAATGCCGGGATCTAGCGGAAAAACTCACCAGGTTAAGGGGTGACTGGGACGATGCTTGGTGTGTCTTGGGCATGGCCCGGCAGGCCCTTGGTGAGGGAGAAAAAGCTATTCAGGCTTATAATAAGGCCCTGGAGATTAATCCCTTAAATGAGGAGGCCAGAGATAGTTTAAAGGAACTTTTGGAAGATGAATGA
- a CDS encoding ABC transporter ATP-binding protein, which translates to MTKTSFLSFSRKFIKPHWGTLSLILFLTISSLLFTFISPLLLKTLVDDVFVAKNLNIFAYIIAGIIVMYLISAVSSYFNSFITGKLQLTLLKEVSECAYSAVQSAPLKSTQNIKVGDLITRIMGNTQIAINIPVRIIPQLFTCMASIFVPFLIMLSLNFQLALIIMSPVILFIVLSALFGAKMEEIQKKFLEDNAQVYSFLKENLAIIPLIKVFNLEKWSQKRFSYQMDEYYNTSITYTRTSSLNSSLSSLIMAVPVVLLIGFGGYMVIYGSLSLGTFTAFLSYTSIFFTPISQLSGIWTSYKSALPAFDRIEEILDLEEKESRTQSLAIDEGTIELDDVWFSYHHRKVLKGFQATFTQGLNYIVGDNGKGKSTILKLICNLYNVDKGCIKIDGQDISQVERESLRSSISMIFSETYLFDGSIYDNILIGNLDASQEDVVRVAKMVKLHEFVLSTPQKYDTPVGEGGLMLSSGEKQKIALARAVLKNSPIILLDEVTKSIDADSRKAINQVISILKNEKTVIIVTHHEGDRVAEGNVIPIK; encoded by the coding sequence ATGACCAAGACTAGTTTCCTATCATTTTCCCGGAAATTTATTAAACCTCACTGGGGAACCTTATCACTTATCCTTTTTTTAACCATTTCCTCACTTCTTTTCACATTTATAAGTCCCTTACTTCTAAAAACCCTGGTTGACGATGTTTTCGTAGCTAAAAACCTCAATATATTTGCTTACATCATCGCGGGAATCATAGTTATGTACCTGATATCAGCAGTTTCCAGTTATTTTAACAGTTTCATCACCGGAAAACTACAGTTAACCCTGCTAAAGGAGGTGTCAGAGTGTGCATACAGTGCAGTGCAATCTGCTCCTCTGAAATCCACACAGAATATCAAGGTGGGAGATTTGATAACCCGGATCATGGGAAACACCCAGATCGCCATTAACATCCCGGTTCGTATTATTCCCCAGCTTTTTACCTGTATGGCCAGCATATTCGTACCCTTTCTTATAATGTTATCTTTAAACTTCCAGCTGGCCCTCATCATCATGAGTCCGGTGATATTATTTATCGTGCTATCTGCCCTCTTCGGTGCCAAAATGGAAGAAATTCAGAAAAAATTTTTAGAAGATAATGCACAAGTATATTCCTTTTTAAAGGAAAATTTAGCCATCATACCGCTGATTAAAGTTTTTAACCTGGAAAAATGGTCTCAAAAAAGGTTCAGCTACCAGATGGATGAATACTATAACACATCCATAACCTACACCAGAACGTCTTCTTTAAACTCCTCTTTAAGTTCGCTGATCATGGCAGTTCCCGTTGTTCTTTTAATAGGCTTCGGGGGATACATGGTGATATATGGTTCCCTCAGCCTGGGAACCTTCACTGCCTTCTTATCCTACACTTCCATATTCTTTACACCCATCTCCCAGTTGTCCGGAATATGGACTTCCTATAAAAGTGCCTTACCGGCCTTTGATAGAATAGAAGAAATCCTGGATCTGGAAGAGAAAGAGAGCAGAACCCAGTCCCTGGCAATAGATGAAGGCACCATCGAACTGGATGATGTGTGGTTTTCCTACCATCATAGAAAGGTTTTAAAAGGATTCCAGGCCACTTTCACCCAGGGTTTGAACTATATTGTGGGGGACAATGGAAAAGGAAAAAGCACCATCTTAAAATTGATCTGCAACCTTTATAACGTGGATAAAGGTTGTATCAAAATAGATGGCCAGGATATCAGTCAGGTGGAAAGGGAAAGTTTAAGATCCTCAATTTCCATGATTTTTTCAGAAACCTACCTTTTTGATGGTTCCATATATGATAACATCCTCATCGGTAACCTGGATGCCTCCCAGGAAGATGTGGTCCGTGTGGCCAAAATGGTGAAGTTACATGAGTTCGTGCTAAGCACTCCCCAAAAATATGATACCCCTGTAGGTGAAGGGGGCCTGATGTTGTCCAGTGGGGAGAAACAGAAAATAGCCCTGGCCCGTGCAGTTCTAAAAAATTCACCAATCATCCTCCTGGATGAAGTAACTAAATCCATAGATGCGGACTCAAGAAAGGCAATTAACCAGGTTATATCCATTCTAAAAAATGAGAAAACCGTGATAATTGTCACCCACCACGAAGGGGATAGGGTGGCAGAAGGTAATGTCATCCCTATAAAATAG
- a CDS encoding ribbon-helix-helix protein, CopG family, with protein sequence MMRISISLPKKLLKDFDDVVLDREYRSRSKGIRDALKDYIIRTHELNEIKGDQLGVLTVYYDFHYNGVLEDLKDIQQQFNQHIKTALQLDTGRSHCLDVIVVESDMEDIRNMMNKIQRLNGVEHVKLSTSSPVN encoded by the coding sequence ATGATGAGAATAAGCATATCGCTACCGAAAAAATTGTTAAAAGATTTTGATGATGTTGTCCTGGATCGAGAATACCGATCCCGTTCCAAGGGTATCCGAGACGCCCTGAAAGATTACATAATACGTACTCATGAGTTGAACGAAATTAAGGGTGATCAGTTAGGAGTATTAACTGTTTATTATGATTTCCATTACAACGGAGTTCTGGAAGACCTCAAAGATATTCAGCAACAGTTTAACCAGCATATCAAAACCGCCCTACAACTGGATACAGGTAGAAGTCACTGTTTAGACGTGATAGTCGTGGAAAGTGACATGGAAGACATACGGAATATGATGAACAAAATTCAGCGCCTTAACGGAGTGGAACATGTGAAACTTTCCACTTCCAGTCCGGTGAATTAA